A section of the Primulina eburnea isolate SZY01 chromosome 1, ASM2296580v1, whole genome shotgun sequence genome encodes:
- the LOC140827511 gene encoding ras-related protein Rab7, translated as MPSRRRALLKVIILGDSGVGKTSLMNQYVNKKFSNQYKATIGADFLTKEVQFEDRLFTLQIWDTAGQERFQSLGVAFYRGADCCVLVYDVNVMKSFDNLNNWREEFLIQASPSDPENFPFVVIGNKIDVDGGNSRVVSEKKARAWCASKGNIPYFETSAKEGTNIEEAFQVIAKNALKTGEEEEIYLPDTIDVGSSSQQRSSGCEC; from the exons ATGCCGTCTCGCAGAAGAGCGCTCCTCAAGGTCATCATCCTCGGCGACAGCGG GGTGGGAAAGACCTCGTTGATGAATCA ATATGTAAACAAGAAGTTCAGCAACCAATACAAGGCGACGATTGGGGCTGATTTCCTGACTAAGGAAGTGCAATTTGAGGATAGACTCTTCACTTTGCAG ATATGGGATACAGCAGGCCAGGAGAGGTTTCAAAGTCTTGGGGTTGCTTTCTACCGTGGTGCTGATTGCTGTGTGCTTGTCTATGATGTCAATGTCATGAAATCATTTGATAATCTTAACAACTGGAGAGAGGAATTCCTAATTCAG GCAAGTCCATCAGACCCAGAAAATTTTCCGTTTGTTGTGATCGGTAACAAGATCGATGTGGATGGAGGAAATAGTAGAGTG GTATCTGAGAAAAAAGCTCGGGCTTGGTGTGCCTCGAAAGGGAATATTCCCTACTTTGAGACTTCTGCCAAGGAAGGCACCAATATTGAAGAAGCTTTCCAGGTTATTGCAAAGAATGCTCTGAAGACTGGAGAAGAGGAAGAAAT ATATTTGCCCGACACAATTGATGTTGGAAGCAGCAGTCAGCAAAGGTCGAGCGGATGCGAGTGTTGa